Proteins from one Plasmodium relictum strain SGS1 genome assembly, chromosome: 10 genomic window:
- a CDS encoding 40S ribosomal protein S11, putative yields the protein MASKKVKTPQPETAVVSGPQAKEGELVFGVAHIFASFNDTFIHVTDLSGRETLVRITGGMKVKADRDESSPYAAMMAAQDVAARLKELGVTAIHIKLRASGGTKSKTPGPGAQSALRALARSGLKIGRIEDVTPIPTDSTRKKSGRRGRRL from the exons atggcatcaaaaaaagttaaaacaCCCCAACCAGAAACAGCTGTAGTTTCAGGACCTCAAGCAAAAGAAGGAGAATTAGTTTTTGGAGTAGCCCATATTTTTGCATCCTTTAATGATACATTTATACACGTAACTGATTTAAGTGGAAGAGAAACATTAGTTAGAATTACAg GTGGTATGAAAGTTAAAGCAGATAGAGATGAATCTAGTCCATATGCTGCTATGATGGCAGCACAAGATGTAGCTGCACGATTAAAAGAATTAGGAGTTACAGCTATTCATATTAAATTAAGAGCATCTGGTGGAACAAAATCAAAAACACCTGGTCCAGGAGCACAATCAGCCTTaag aGCATTAGCTCGTTCTGGATTAAAGATAGGAAGAATTGAAGATGTCACACCAATTCCAACAGATTCAACAAGAAAGAAGTCAGGAAGAAGAGGAAGACGTttgtaa